From the genome of Aphanothece sacrum FPU1, one region includes:
- the hypE gene encoding hydrogenase expression/formation protein HypE, with protein MTDFTLSCPIPLDQYPQILLAHGGGGKLMQQLIEKMFFPAFKTTNPSPPHDSVVVNLPTSKIAFTTDSYVIHPLFFPGGNIGSLAVNGTVNDLAMSGAKPLYLSVGFILEEGLPMETLWRVVKSLQETALTAQVQIITGDTKVVDRGKGDGIFINTAGIGIIEHNQVIAPQSVQQGDIILLSGDLGRHGIAIMAVREGLEFETTIESDCAPLAHLILEMIEAGVSVHCLRDLTRGGLASALNEIATSAGVTLKIDETVIPVREDVQGACEILGFDPLYVANEGRFVAFVPPNSVETALEIMRAHDQSSCIIGQVTGEGSGMGLVTVKSKIGASRIVDMLSGEQLPRIC; from the coding sequence ATGACTGACTTTACCCTCTCCTGTCCCATTCCCCTCGATCAATATCCTCAAATTTTACTTGCTCATGGTGGAGGGGGTAAACTAATGCAGCAGTTAATCGAAAAGATGTTCTTTCCTGCCTTCAAAACCACTAATCCTAGTCCTCCTCATGACTCCGTAGTAGTCAACCTTCCTACCTCTAAAATTGCCTTTACAACGGATTCTTATGTTATACATCCCCTATTCTTTCCAGGAGGAAATATTGGTAGTTTAGCTGTCAATGGAACCGTTAATGATTTAGCCATGAGCGGAGCCAAACCTCTATATTTAAGTGTAGGATTTATATTAGAAGAAGGACTGCCCATGGAAACTCTATGGCGTGTGGTTAAATCTTTACAAGAAACCGCCCTAACTGCCCAAGTTCAAATTATTACTGGAGACACAAAAGTAGTTGATCGCGGTAAAGGCGATGGTATTTTTATTAATACTGCCGGAATAGGAATTATTGAACATAATCAGGTCATTGCTCCCCAAAGTGTTCAACAGGGTGATATAATATTGCTTAGTGGAGATCTAGGCCGTCATGGTATCGCTATTATGGCAGTCCGAGAAGGCTTGGAATTTGAAACTACCATAGAAAGTGATTGCGCCCCTCTTGCTCATTTAATCTTAGAAATGATAGAGGCAGGGGTTAGTGTTCATTGTCTGCGGGATCTTACCAGAGGTGGGTTAGCCAGTGCCTTAAATGAAATTGCCACCAGTGCAGGTGTAACCCTGAAAATTGATGAGACAGTAATTCCAGTTAGGGAGGATGTACAGGGTGCTTGTGAAATTTTGGGATTTGATCCCCTATACGTGGCTAATGAAGGGAGGTTTGTGGCTTTTGTTCCCCCCAACTCTGTCGAAACTGCCTTAGAAATTATGCGAGCGCATGATCAGTCTTCTTGTATCATTGGTCAAGTAACCGGAGAAGGGAGTGGAATGGGGTTAGTAACAGTCAAGAGTAAAATTGGCGCAAGTCGCATTGTTGATATGTTAAGCGGGGAACAATTACCCAGAATTTGTTAA
- a CDS encoding cadherin-like domain-containing protein, with the protein MADPIFNPQTNFGLTDVGYNSAPTFADIDGDGDLDAFVGADEGNTDFFRNTGTGSVPSFTFETTNPFGLTDVGFYAKPTFADIDGDGDLDAFVGENFGNTRFYRNTGTGSAPSFTLEATNPFGLTDVGYVATPTFADIDGDGDLDAFVGTVDGNTRFYRNTGTGSAPSLTLEATNPFGLTDVGYNSAPTFADIDGDGDLDAFVGAANGNTRFYRNTGTGSAPSFTLEATNPFGLTDVEYLATPTFADIDGDGDLDAFVGERYGNTLFFENIAPTTPVNDAPVGSPTATLSNTAEDTPITITAANLLAGFSDVDGDTLSVVGLTSNNGTLVDNGNGTYTFTPTANFNGAVNLTYGVSDGTATLADQSQTFSVTPVNDAPVGSPTATLSNTAEDTPITITAANLLAGFSDVDGDTLSVVGLTSNNGTLVDNGNGTYTFTPTANFNGAVNLTYGVSDGTATLADQSQTFSVTPVNDAPVGSPTATLSNTAEDTPITITAANLLAGFSDVDGDTLSVVGLTSNNGTLVDNGNGTYTFTPTANFNGAVNLTYGVSDGTATLADQSQTFSVTPVNDAPVGSPTATLSNTAEDTPITITAANLLAGFSDVDGDTLSVVGLTSNNGTLVDNGNGTYTFTPTANFNGAVNLTYGVSDGTATLAGQSQTFSVTPVNDAPVGVNDTATTGFNTTVSIQASTLLANDTDVDNSVLSITGVSGVTNGTAVLNNNGTVSNTADDYILFTPIRFSGNASFNYTLSDGSLTGTATVTVAVGGSLTGTNKPDNLVGGNGNDILNGGNSNDTLDGGNGNDILNGDNSNDILYGGSGNDTLNGGNGEDLLYGGIGNDVLNGDNGKDTLYGGLGSDTLTGGNAQDVFAYTGGDGSDTITDFVRGEDKIGLYNGLSFGQLNFSGSTIRVASTNEILATLTGINTTTLIAADFVNI; encoded by the coding sequence ATGGCTGATCCTATATTCAATCCCCAAACCAACTTCGGACTGACGGATGTGGGGTATAATTCTGCACCCACCTTTGCCGATATCGATGGGGATGGGGACTTAGATGCTTTTGTGGGTGCTGATGAAGGCAATACCGACTTCTTCCGCAACACGGGAACCGGGTCTGTTCCCAGCTTCACCTTTGAGACCACCAACCCCTTCGGACTGACGGATGTGGGATTTTATGCTAAACCCACCTTTGCCGATATCGATGGGGATGGGGACTTGGATGCTTTTGTGGGTGAGAATTTCGGCAATACCCGGTTCTACCGCAACACGGGAACGGGGTCTGCTCCCAGCTTCACCCTTGAGGCCACCAACCCCTTCGGACTAACGGATGTGGGGTATGTGGCTACACCCACCTTTGCCGATATCGATGGGGATGGGGACTTGGATGCTTTTGTGGGTACTGTTGACGGCAATACCCGGTTCTACCGCAACACGGGAACGGGGTCTGCTCCTAGCTTGACCCTTGAGGCCACCAACCCCTTCGGACTGACGGATGTGGGGTATAATTCTGCACCCACCTTTGCCGATATCGATGGAGATGGGGACTTGGATGCTTTTGTTGGTGCTGCTAACGGCAATACCCGGTTCTACCGCAACACGGGAACGGGGTCTGCTCCCAGCTTCACCCTTGAGGCCACCAACCCCTTCGGACTGACGGATGTGGAGTATTTGGCTACACCCACCTTTGCCGATATCGATGGGGATGGGGACTTGGATGCTTTTGTGGGTGAAAGATACGGCAATACCCTGTTCTTCGAGAATATTGCCCCTACTACCCCCGTTAATGATGCTCCTGTTGGTTCACCAACTGCTACTTTAAGCAATACGGCTGAAGATACACCTATCACGATTACAGCAGCTAACTTATTAGCAGGGTTTAGCGATGTAGATGGTGATACCTTATCCGTAGTCGGTTTAACTTCCAATAACGGCACTTTAGTTGATAACGGTAATGGAACTTATACTTTCACCCCAACTGCTAACTTTAATGGTGCAGTTAATCTAACCTACGGTGTGAGTGATGGTACGGCAACCTTAGCCGATCAAAGCCAAACCTTCTCTGTAACGCCCGTTAATGATGCTCCTGTTGGTTCACCAACTGCTACTTTAAGCAATACGGCTGAAGATACACCTATCACGATTACAGCAGCTAACTTATTAGCAGGGTTTAGCGATGTAGATGGTGATACCTTATCCGTAGTCGGTTTAACTTCCAATAACGGCACTTTAGTTGATAACGGTAATGGAACTTATACTTTCACCCCAACTGCTAACTTTAATGGTGCAGTTAATCTAACCTACGGTGTGAGTGATGGTACGGCAACCTTAGCCGATCAAAGCCAAACTTTTTCTGTAACGCCCGTTAATGATGCTCCTGTTGGTTCACCAACTGCTACTTTAAGCAATACGGCTGAAGATACACCTATCACGATTACAGCAGCTAACTTATTAGCAGGGTTTAGCGATGTAGATGGTGATACCTTATCCGTAGTCGGTTTAACTTCCAATAACGGCACTTTAGTTGATAACGGTAATGGGACTTATACTTTCACCCCAACTGCTAACTTTAATGGTGCAGTTAATCTAACCTACGGTGTGAGTGATGGTACGGCAACCTTAGCCGATCAAAGCCAAACTTTTTCTGTAACGCCCGTTAATGATGCTCCTGTTGGTTCACCAACTGCTACTTTAAGCAATACGGCTGAAGATACACCTATCACGATTACAGCAGCTAACTTATTAGCAGGGTTTAGCGATGTAGATGGTGATACCTTATCCGTAGTCGGTTTAACTTCCAATAACGGCACTTTAGTTGATAACGGTAATGGGACTTATACTTTCACCCCAACTGCTAACTTTAATGGTGCAGTTAATCTAACCTACGGTGTGAGTGATGGTACGGCAACTTTAGCTGGTCAAAGCCAAACCTTCTCTGTAACGCCCGTTAATGATGCTCCTGTTGGTGTTAACGACACTGCTACCACTGGCTTCAATACTACCGTCAGTATCCAAGCTAGTACCCTACTGGCTAATGATACCGATGTTGATAACAGCGTCTTGAGTATCACTGGTGTCAGTGGTGTCACTAACGGCACTGCGGTACTTAACAATAATGGCACTGTCAGCAACACCGCAGATGATTATATTCTCTTTACCCCAATTCGATTCAGTGGTAATGCCAGCTTTAACTACACCCTCAGTGATGGTAGTTTGACTGGTACTGCTACCGTTACGGTGGCTGTCGGTGGCAGCCTTACAGGTACTAACAAACCAGATAACCTGGTTGGTGGTAATGGTAACGATATCCTCAACGGTGGCAATAGTAACGATACCCTCGACGGTGGTAATGGTAACGATATCCTCAACGGCGATAATAGCAACGATATCCTCTATGGTGGTAGCGGCAACGATACCCTCAACGGCGGTAATGGTGAGGACCTCTTGTATGGCGGTATTGGCAACGATGTCCTCAACGGCGATAATGGCAAAGATACCCTTTATGGTGGTCTTGGCAGTGATACCCTCACCGGTGGCAACGCTCAAGATGTATTTGCCTATACTGGTGGGGATGGTTCTGATACCATTACTGACTTCGTTAGGGGTGAAGATAAAATCGGACTGTATAACGGTTTGAGCTTCGGGCAACTGAATTTCTCAGGAAGCACTATTCGGGTGGCTTCCACTAATGAAATTTTGGCAACCCTGACTGGTATTAATACCACGACCCTAATTGCGGCCGATTTCGTCAACATCTAG
- the bchH gene encoding magnesium chelatase subunit H, whose product MPRIVVITGFESFNIDLYRQAAQLAQSRCPDLNIQVFSDRSLTQEPEIIENALKDADVFFASLIFDYDQVIWLRERAKNIPIRLVFESALELISLTQLGKFVIGDKPKGMPKPIQFILSKFSSGKEEDKLVGYLSFLKTGPKLLKFIPAKKVQDLRNWLIIYGYWNAGGTENFAAMCWTIADKYLGLKIEEIPEPIETPNMGLLHPEYDGYFTSPRDYLNWYQQQKSLKLPIIGILLYRKHVITKQPYIAQLINSFEEQGLIPVPIFINGVEGHVVVRDWLTTTYETQQRQLGNIEIRSLAKDAIEVDAIVSTIGFPLVGGPAGSMEAGRQVEVAKRILTAKNIPYLVAAPLLIQDIHSWTRQGIGGLQSVVLYALPELDGAIDTVPLGGLVGNDIYLIPERVKRLTGRLKSWIRLRQTPSKNRKIAIILYGFPPGYGATGTAALLNVPRSLLKLLNGLKEQGYNVGELPEDGEVLIEKVKIADEGIISRKDREDGASVSVKKLEKWLGYLLISRIEKQWKSLTETGIKTYGDEFQIGGIQLGNVWIGVQPPLGISGDPMRLMFEKDLTPHPQYTAFYKWLQNEFCADAIVHFGMHGTVEWLPGSPLGNTGYSWSDILLGNMPNLYIYAANNPSESILAKRRGYGVLISHNVPPYGRAGLYKELMTMRDLIAEYREDTEKNEILREGIVQKIVDSGLPSDCKFEEGQKLGIDFTIENAKLFSKHALNDYFVKIYEYLQIVEQRLFSSGLHTLGEMPNEEQLDSYLEAYFAEKLTERERQAITSELPELQYILESANGRSETIQEAIYIRDLLKQTPAELTNLLRGLNGEYIPPAPGGDLLRDGTGVLPTGRNIHALDPYRMPSPAAYERGKEIAKKTIQQHLDEHHNYPETIAVLLWGLDAIKTKGESLGILLELVGAEPIKEGTGRVVRYELKPLEELGHPRIDVLANLSGIFRDTFVNIIELLDDLFQRAATANEPPEKNFIRKHYLQLKQQGVENASARLFSNPAGDFGSLVNDQVVDGNWESGDELANTWEKRNVFSYGRQDKGQARPEILNQLLKTSERIVQEIDSVEYGLTDIQEYYANTGGLKLAAEKQSGKQVTASFVESFSKDTNPRKLEDLLRLEYRSKLLNPKWAEAMVNQGSGGAYEVSQRMTALIGWGGTANFKDNWVYDQAAQTYALDKEMAEKLRKANPEAFRNIVGRMIEANGRGFWDTDEEIIEKLRNLYDLTEEELEGVTTN is encoded by the coding sequence ATGCCACGCATCGTCGTCATTACCGGGTTTGAATCGTTTAATATTGACTTGTACCGTCAAGCAGCACAATTAGCTCAATCGCGTTGTCCTGACTTAAATATACAGGTATTTAGCGATCGCTCACTCACCCAAGAACCGGAAATCATCGAAAATGCGCTAAAAGATGCAGATGTCTTTTTTGCTAGTTTAATCTTTGATTATGATCAAGTAATTTGGTTAAGAGAAAGGGCAAAAAATATACCCATTCGCTTAGTTTTTGAATCAGCATTAGAACTGATTAGCTTAACACAATTAGGTAAATTTGTTATTGGGGATAAACCCAAAGGAATGCCTAAACCTATTCAATTTATTTTGAGTAAATTTTCTAGTGGGAAAGAAGAAGATAAATTAGTGGGTTATTTAAGTTTTCTGAAAACTGGCCCCAAACTATTAAAATTTATTCCGGCAAAAAAAGTTCAAGACTTACGCAACTGGTTAATTATTTATGGTTATTGGAATGCAGGTGGAACCGAAAATTTTGCCGCCATGTGTTGGACTATAGCTGATAAATATTTAGGCTTAAAGATTGAAGAAATTCCCGAACCTATTGAAACCCCAAATATGGGGTTACTCCATCCTGAATATGACGGTTATTTTACCTCTCCCCGTGACTATTTAAACTGGTATCAACAACAAAAATCATTAAAGTTACCAATTATTGGCATACTGTTATATCGTAAGCACGTTATTACAAAACAACCTTATATTGCTCAATTAATTAATTCCTTTGAAGAACAAGGATTAATACCAGTTCCCATTTTTATTAATGGAGTTGAAGGTCATGTAGTTGTGAGAGATTGGTTAACCACAACTTATGAAACTCAACAACGACAATTAGGAAATATAGAAATTAGATCTTTAGCAAAAGATGCCATAGAAGTAGATGCAATTGTTTCTACCATAGGCTTTCCTCTAGTGGGAGGTCCCGCAGGTTCAATGGAAGCAGGGCGACAAGTAGAGGTAGCTAAACGCATTTTAACAGCCAAAAATATCCCTTATTTGGTAGCTGCACCTTTATTAATTCAAGATATTCATTCTTGGACAAGACAAGGAATTGGAGGTTTACAAAGTGTTGTTTTATATGCTTTACCTGAGTTAGATGGGGCAATAGATACAGTGCCATTAGGAGGGTTAGTCGGTAATGATATTTATCTGATTCCTGAACGAGTTAAACGGTTAACGGGAAGACTTAAAAGTTGGATTAGGTTACGTCAAACTCCGTCTAAAAATAGAAAAATTGCTATTATTCTATATGGGTTTCCCCCTGGATATGGGGCAACAGGAACGGCAGCTTTATTAAATGTTCCTCGTAGTTTGTTAAAGTTATTAAATGGTTTAAAAGAACAGGGTTATAATGTGGGGGAATTACCGGAAGATGGAGAGGTTTTGATTGAGAAGGTTAAGATAGCCGATGAGGGAATTATCTCGCGCAAAGACAGGGAAGATGGCGCAAGTGTTAGTGTTAAAAAGTTGGAAAAATGGTTGGGATATTTGTTAATAAGTCGGATTGAAAAGCAATGGAAATCCTTAACAGAGACGGGAATTAAAACTTATGGGGATGAGTTTCAAATCGGGGGAATTCAATTAGGAAATGTTTGGATAGGAGTACAACCACCATTAGGTATTTCAGGTGATCCCATGCGATTAATGTTTGAAAAAGATTTGACTCCTCATCCTCAATATACAGCCTTTTATAAGTGGTTACAAAATGAATTCTGCGCTGATGCTATCGTCCATTTTGGCATGCACGGAACCGTTGAATGGTTGCCAGGTTCACCTTTAGGAAATACGGGATATTCTTGGTCTGATATATTATTAGGTAATATGCCTAATTTGTATATTTATGCGGCTAATAATCCCTCAGAATCGATATTAGCAAAACGCAGGGGGTATGGAGTATTAATTTCTCATAATGTACCTCCTTATGGACGAGCAGGGTTATATAAAGAGTTGATGACAATGCGAGATTTAATTGCTGAATATCGAGAAGATACCGAAAAAAATGAGATTCTTAGAGAAGGTATTGTTCAGAAAATTGTAGACTCAGGTTTGCCCTCTGATTGTAAGTTTGAAGAAGGGCAAAAATTAGGCATTGATTTTACTATTGAAAATGCTAAATTATTTAGTAAGCACGCATTAAATGATTATTTTGTCAAGATCTATGAATATTTACAAATTGTCGAACAAAGGTTATTTTCTTCAGGTTTACATACTTTGGGAGAAATGCCTAATGAAGAACAGTTAGACTCTTATTTAGAAGCTTATTTTGCGGAAAAATTAACAGAAAGGGAAAGACAGGCTATTACATCTGAATTGCCAGAATTACAGTATATTTTAGAATCAGCTAATGGACGGTCAGAAACGATACAAGAAGCTATTTATATTCGAGATTTACTCAAGCAAACACCTGCAGAATTAACCAATTTATTACGAGGTTTAAATGGAGAATATATTCCCCCTGCACCTGGTGGAGATTTGCTTAGGGATGGCACAGGAGTGTTACCTACAGGACGAAATATACACGCCTTAGATCCTTATAGAATGCCGTCTCCTGCTGCTTATGAAAGAGGAAAAGAAATTGCCAAGAAAACCATACAACAACATCTAGACGAACATCATAATTATCCTGAAACAATAGCAGTTTTATTGTGGGGTTTAGATGCTATTAAAACCAAAGGTGAATCTTTAGGTATTTTATTAGAATTAGTGGGTGCAGAACCCATTAAAGAAGGGACTGGCCGAGTTGTTCGTTATGAATTAAAACCCTTAGAAGAATTAGGACATCCCCGCATTGATGTATTAGCAAACTTATCAGGGATTTTCCGAGATACTTTTGTCAATATTATTGAATTATTGGACGACTTATTTCAACGTGCAGCAACAGCAAATGAACCCCCAGAAAAGAACTTTATTCGTAAACATTATTTACAGTTAAAACAACAAGGGGTAGAAAATGCTTCAGCGCGATTATTTTCTAATCCTGCGGGAGATTTTGGATCGTTAGTTAATGATCAAGTAGTGGACGGAAACTGGGAATCTGGAGACGAATTAGCTAATACTTGGGAAAAACGCAATGTGTTTAGTTATGGACGACAAGATAAAGGACAAGCAAGACCAGAAATTCTCAATCAACTATTAAAAACCAGTGAAAGAATTGTACAAGAAATTGATTCAGTAGAATATGGTTTAACAGATATTCAAGAATATTATGCTAATACAGGTGGATTAAAATTAGCGGCAGAAAAACAAAGCGGTAAACAAGTAACTGCGAGTTTTGTTGAAAGCTTTTCTAAAGATACTAATCCCCGCAAATTAGAAGACTTATTAAGATTAGAATATCGTAGCAAATTATTAAACCCAAAATGGGCAGAAGCAATGGTTAATCAAGGTTCAGGGGGTGCTTATGAAGTTTCTCAACGCATGACGGCCTTAATAGGATGGGGAGGAACAGCTAATTTTAAAGATAATTGGGTATATGATCAAGCTGCACAAACTTACGCTTTAGATAAAGAAATGGCAGAAAAATTACGCAAAGCAAACCCCGAAGCTTTTCGTAATATTGTGGGAAGAATGATCGAAGCAAATGGACGAGGTTTCTGGGATACAGATGAAGAAATTATCGAAAAATTGCGAAATTTATATGATTTGACTGAGGAAGAATTAGAAGGAGTTACAACAAATTAA